The window AAGACCACAGAAGCTCGttgcccacacccacccactcccaTACCCACCCACAGGAACAGGCACGCGGAACGGTGATCACCGAGGTGCAACAAGAGGAAAGGCGACAGGGAGTCGTGCAAATCTTTGAGGATGACCACTACGCGGTGgagtagggggggggagaggggtggggaggcaaGAGAAAAGCAGTACAGTGTGGACTGTGCAACGCCTCTGCACGGTGGCACCGAGAAAATACCCCAATACAGCTGCGCACGCGTACAAGGGAGaacagaggagagcgaagaCAGGAAGATCAATAAGGGACGAGGAGATGGCAGAGACACGTGGCAACACCAGTGATGGAGAGAGCGTTTGTGTATGGCTTTGGAGGACGCAGAAAGAGCCTCCCTCGTGTGACTGAGTGAATTTCGAGAACAAaatgaaaaggaggaggaggaggggggggacaggGAATATCTAGAAGaacaacgaagagagaggtgagtgagtgagtgagtaCTTGCGTGTGTATACGCTGATGAATGAAGCCCTACTACATACGCAGGTGCGCTTGCTGAAAAGCTGCGCTGGTGCACGTCCGAAGCTGGAAAAGAAGTGGCGGTGACAGAGTGGTAGAGGTAGCTGTGCTGGTAAGCGTGAGGTTCTTTCGTGTTGATTGGCGGTTAGCTATTGTGCTTCCTGATGGATGCGAAgggtagagggagagggtgaggggaaaaagagcggAAAAGGGCGCGAGGACGCATGGtcagcagaggtggcgagGAACGGGGAAAGAACGTCCTGGGAAGCTTTTCTTTATCTAGGATGTCATGCAGACGCCATCGCAAGCCAGCGGCGGGGGTGTGCAACGGCTGAGGCACTGCACGGAGTATACAGtagcgagcgagagcgagtgagaagAAGCAGAACCAAGATGCACGCATGTGCTGCCGAGTCCCACAGGCGCATATCCAAACTACTccaagagagggggagggagagcaaagccttcgttttcccctctttctccccgGGGTGTGCACGTGACCTTTCTGTGAGTGGCGggtacacacatacacacgcagtAAGAATAAATGGAAAGAGCAGTGCAGCTACGTGATAGTGGCCAAGGGACGCCACAACAGTACATATCGATTTCGTTTTCATCATCTCCGGCGCAAGTCACTGCGTGCAGCTCAGGAGTGCAGGAGGTGCGGAAGGACTTCACGAGTGTACCAGTCTGCCTCGTCAACGGTGACGGTGTCCGTCACGTCGTCGCCCGCGTCGCCTTCGCTCGCCTCCCAGACGTTGAGGAAGTGCTCCATCACTTCGGTGCCAACGTACTGCTCGAACGGCTTCAGCAGAAGCACTTCCTGAGTTACACTGCGCCGCTCCACATCGCGGCGGGCGAGAATGTGATTCACCGTGCTGGAGTCGTGGGCGGTAGGATCAGCCTCCATTGATGGCGGTCGCCACGAGACAGGCCACTCGGCTGGGTGGAAGATCAGGTGCATGTGTCGGATTAGCACTGACATGACAGACACTCGCATGGGGTCGATGGTGGCGTACACCTCCTCAAAcggcacaaacacacgcctGGCCGGTGCCGAGCGCGTCGTCGTGACGGCGCTGTCACACGAGGGAATGCCGAGTGGATggccggcggcgccgctccgcTGGCCGAGACACTGCAAGCAGCGTTCCTGAAGAAGCGGGTGGCTCCGGAGTGGCCCGGCAAGTTCGATAATGGGCGGTTCAAAGGGATACCGACTAGGGAAGTACACGTAGAATGCAAAGCAGCCACGGTGCcaaggcgaggaggatgagcgcacatgcacaaggCCGTTCCACGCATGGTCCTGCTTGAGCATCGGGTCTTCCCCAAAGGCCGACTCGTCGCTAGCGGACGGCGTCAGCGACAGGCCATCCAAGGAGtagagcggcggcagcagcaacacatCTTGGCGTGTGCTGCTCGCTGGCTCTACCGAGGTTGCGGGGCTGGGCTGCTCTTCGTCCTTCCCTTTTGTAGTCGAGGTTATTTCAGAAGCGGTGCCGTGGgtggcgagcagcaacaTCTCACGCCGGAGGTAGAGGGTCCGGAAGAGATAGTCCCGCGTGGTAGTGGAGTGTTCGTGGGACGAAGGGAATGGGGACGCCATGactggcgctgcagtcgctgaggATGATGCACACGGTGGGTGTACAGTGAGAGACTACGTGGAGAAGCGAGATAATTCGACGCGGCTAGAGATCGACTGGCGAAGGCTTGTGCGTGCTTGTCAACGTTGAAGCGACTCTGTGCCAACGCGCGCAGGGGCAGGAGGTCGTTGTTGAGGTGGCCGCGGGCTGCTTCCTCCTGCACCACTCCAGATGCAAGTGGTGGCTGCTCTTGGTGACTCTCTCTCGGCGTACCCACTTGTGGACTGGGACGTCGAGGAGAGCAGCTGGGGACAGAgaacacacaagaaaagagCCGCAGGTGTGAAGAGGGGTGCTACGGCACAGCGGGTGCACTCGCACATCGCACAGGTGAAGAGGAACGACGATCGGAGAGACAGGgggcagggaggaggcgatggagtGGTGGATAGAATTAAGCAAATGGGCTTGAGTCgggggcgtgtgcgcgccgAGTGTCACCGATTCTCTTTTTTTACGTGAGGAAACCCCGATGGCAGGGGTCCCGCCATGGCGCGTGGCATCCCACTGCCCAGTAGCCCACACTCAATCTGAGGAAGCCAGACAGCCCCCATAGCCCTGCCAATGCTGGAAGGTCGGTGCGACTCATCTCCACTGacgtcggcggtcaggcccTCGACGACGTGGCATCGGGGCGACCTGCAACCGGGAGCACGCTTGCCCCACCCCCGTAGGaggggcagagtgtcagcggGGCTCGGGTGCATCTCGCCAGGCCCTGGCTGCCtacggctgcctcgcaccgcacgcggtgggtctgtgacagcgctgcgggGTGGAGTTGAGCTTCACCCCGCTGCTCTGTGGCAGAGAATGAATGCGCTGAGGGGAAAAACGAGCTGAAACGTGCGTACACAGACACTGGCAGGTGATCCCACTGCAGGAGTTTGTGTGGCCGAAGAGGGCGTTAGAGAGCAGGCACACTGTCTTGACAGTGGTAGCGCTGTTAGATCCACACACCGACCTCTTCACTGTTTCCTTGAGTGGGGTTGGTGGAAAAAACATTTGCTTCTTGTTGGGAGGCTGTTTCTACATAGACGAACTAAGCTGCACCTTTGCGGCATCGCccactttctcttttccgctTGCTCGAGCAATGCGACACACCAGTGGGGTAAGAGCGGATGAGGAGTGCACGGAGAGGGGTTGTAAGTAATATCAAGACCCACACCAGGAGAGACGCAGATAAAGAGAGGCACCTTGTCTGGAGGAGGGAAGTTGTGGAAGTGCCCTTTTGCATGGACACACGCCTATAAAGAGAGACATACAAATACACGCAGTAACACAGAAGacactctctcgctcttccctccccttcgctgcTCCACCGCTTATGTGCACCAGTGCGCGaagaagcgggagagagagagacgcaggcaTGTGCACCGCCAACAAGCGCGCATCACTGCACCGCGTAAGAGTGGGCGATGGGTGATGGCCAGAAGCTGCAagccgagagagggagggaaaggaaaagagaaggacgcaCAACACATATGGGAAACACGTGGTGGCGCCTTgttgagcagcagtgcagcatcCGTattggagaagagggaggggcgcacAGCAAAACAGACGCGTAAATCAATGGGCAATCAAAGGAGCCACCGCGGCGAGGCAACAG is drawn from Leishmania panamensis strain MHOM/PA/94/PSC-1 chromosome 24 sequence and contains these coding sequences:
- a CDS encoding hypothetical protein (TriTrypDB/GeneDB-style sysID: LpmP.24.2110), producing MASPFPSSHEHSTTTRDYLFRTLYLRREMLLLATHGTASEITSTTKGKDEEQPSPATSVEPASSTRQDVLLLPPLYSLDGLSLTPSASDESAFGEDPMLKQDHAWNGLVHVRSSSSPWHRGCFAFYVYFPSRYPFEPPIIELAGPLRSHPLLQERCLQCLGQRSGAAGHPLGIPSCDSAVTTTRSAPARRVFVPFEEVYATIDPMRVSVMSVLIRHMHLIFHPAEWPVSWRPPSMEADPTAHDSSTVNHILARRDVERRSVTQEVLLLKPFEQYVGTEVMEHFLNVWEASEGDAGDDVTDTVTVDEADWYTREVLPHLLHS